AGCGCAATCTCTGAAATATATCATAAGACTTACAAGTAGTTTGCACCGGTCAACTGCTGAAACATCTGTAAACCCATCCCAATCGCCAATCGATACGCCATCTTGGGCGCGATCCACATACCCACCCACTCCCGGATAGGGTTGTTAACTACCTTACTCTCTGCCTCAAGCTTAACCCTCATTTCTTCGAGCTCCAACTGAATACTGTAGTGGTTCGTTGGTACACCATACACCTCCGACATCGTCTTGGTTGCTTCCTCGATCTTCCCCCTGCggcagtgatcggaatggtctggtctggtctggtctgtaccctcagaccagaccagaccaggtgcttacataaggaccggtccgaccagaccggtccgaccaacaagaccgccaagaatgaggctgaagcaaagaaggaagccgaggaaatgtgttttactactgactgtcaatctagtagtcttcgttctcactatcctcgatatcgctgttcccctcagcttggggctttccataccaggcccggagacactcgcacgcttctataatatctgccttcagcctaccacggcgatcgacgatagtaagcttcgcgctactaaaaagacgttcgcattcatccgacataggcgagatcgcaaacatgtctagagcgaagcgagcgagatctcgttgggagtcgtagcgagatagccagtacgcaatagcctcattgcaacctgcctcttcgttatgaagccggtcagtagagatgtattgttcatacaaatcagttgtagaaactggagcgtctattcgaatgcgcttatgttcccgctggcgatcaaatgctgggtcaggatctctctccttcctggctggtggtggcagcatctcgacagggtaccttcccttatactctgtctcccagagatgcttcaccgctaattgtgcgttttcaaaccacctcttcttctcttcgtcgccatgaagaacccactcttgcctgaaccatccccacttgcgatatggattaaggatttgagccgcataatatgccggtggaaggtcagtatcttcagggaatcgattttgccaattcagctgctgattgttatagtactcaacgcactttaactaagcagcatcagcgcagccttgaaggtacttccatgtaaagttgttatcgtcctcagtctggatgtcgtggtagtgatccttcgtctcgcttatctcccggagaaggcagtccaaagttgaaaaccagtccgcaagtgacgtcttcttaccttcagaaagcaaagttgcagcatagaagtctttgagagcgagttcaatctttttaagctcaaaccagtgctgtccatcaagcttaaagttcgcgatccctacggagccctttccaggtacatgacgagccgagaagatgtaacggtgtgaggagaggaggaggactgcgttgcattgtgtagctatggaggaactgcagctatataggtgtgtgtgatgagaaagtgtggtagcgatggccgtacccaactctcacccaagtcggtcttggcaagtcccaaaccgttacagaagagctctaaacgttctcgaacatttaatgcacgtgtaatcgaataaaaccatgagttccagcgggtcgagttgttctggataagctcaagcccgtcgaattgcgaaagatctccgccgataataattgtagcaaactccttacgccgttgtggagtaagcctgatgtatcgcaccaggttgtgaagacgacccaaacatccgaacttcttccagagctcttccaccttcgtatagtcgccacgttgatgatgcttctccagcttcgcaagatacttctcacagtttcgccccataaggaacgcctggcaacagaggttgatgacatggcccaagcaacgcagccggcgatgacgacgttgttttgacttcatccatgggcagagatccttgagtataaactcaacagcggtatcatttgccgaggcattatccagcataaagtatccaatctgatctccgctaatgtcgtattcttccagcaattcaaggaccaccgatccaagattctctctagtatgttcgccgtatatacgtcgcatacctaaagcggtaacacgtcgcatgccggtagtattaatccacatagcgacgacgcctaggatagcgtaagggtttggtgaagtccagagatcaaaggagatagagatcctactccgtgaatggtgtaggtcctccctaagctgttgcttcttcgatatgaatgcatttattacccagcttcggatagtcttcgcagccttcgggaggtggttgagtagtgccggatttaaaaagaggagtagttcacgaaagtactggttctctaattgaaagaaggcgatatggcagtacacaatccaacgaattagaagctctttaaacttctctactgactccttctAGAAAAAGgtgctggaagcagccccatccttttgctggtcgattatagacttccgtacagaaccctttcgcttgatgccactctggggatcaatctggtgcttctgttccaggtgattccggatcctagaagtgccattgatgacaaacaactcttgcttgctcttcccaaccctgcactcatggcagtaatacacctctttcttatcgctatctcgaatgtattggagtccgtacttccagatgtgtgatgtaccttgacggaaatccttccttgcaattattgcacgtttcacgtacgtgataccgccctgcacgaactcatctggagattcgtgatattgaataggagtgggtgatagtataggggtgggtgatgacgtggggataggagatggagtaagagacgttaaatctagtcttataatattcgatggggacggtgaggttggtgttgaaggctccataacaatagtatataagtaggttgttaaggacttgattgttctatgtaagtagaagacttaccttgatcttaatgactcatattgtgctaaattttctggctagattagtctaagatctagtcacgtggacctatttatagccggaccggtccgatcatctagaccggtccgaccacggtctcaaaaaatcgccagaccagaccaagtcttggcggtctagaccagaccaagaccaagtcagaccagaccattccgatcactgccCTGCGGTAGTTGAATCTCGGCGTTTCCGAAAAGGCCAAGATTCCAACTGCGAGAATAGCTGCAGGTACAAAGGAGAGGCCCAAGGTGATCCGCCAGGATGCTGCTTTACCAGATTGGTGGAGTTCGGCTGCATAATTGAACACTGCGGCGAGGAAGATTCCGAACGTGATCATGAGCTGGTAAGTCGAGATGAGGGCACCACGAACGTGTCGGGGTGCTGTTTCAGCCTGTGTATCATCAGCGTCGTAGCATTTACAGCAAACTACATGGCCATACCTGATACATGGGAACGAGCAAGCTTAGTGCTCCAACGCCAAAACCAGCAACGAAACGGCCCATCATGATCTCGTACCACTTGTCTGTCGCCGCAATCTGCACCACGATTCCGATGGAGAAGATGCCACACCACAGGATAATACTCTGTTTTCGTCCTATCCAGTCCGCGATTGGCGCAGCGACCAACGCACCAAAGAGCGTACCTATAGAAAGCAAGGCGACAATCAAGCCCGATCGTACATTGTTAAAGTATGGTGTTCCATCCGCACGTCTCTGACCAAATCGGCGAAGGAAGTCCTTCATGCTGAGGAAACCCGAGATCTGACCTGTGTCGTAACTGATTGTGCGTTAGATTCTCATACAGTGCAACCGATATAGGCATGGTGGGAAAGATGTGAATGAAAAATATACCCAAAGACAAAACCTCCCATCGACACCAAGATACCCATCCAGAACCCTTTCCACGTCAACCTAGGCAAAGGTCGATTGTCGTATCCGTCATGTTCGCCCACCCATCTATTAGTATGCTCCACCGAATTCCTCCTTCTCCATTTCTCTACCGGATTCGCAAAAGTGGACTTGATCTTGTCCATGTTGTGTTATACTGTCTTATCTCGCTATGCAACAAGATACAGTACAGGcagagttgctatcagtcagttcagtcagtccggagctctctggactgactgaactgacgtcctgaggtcactgaactggactggactgactgccaagacttttcaattaaactaaaactgactgactgaactgacgtcgccgcggcctgcggactgactggactgactgaactgagttacctgacgtcgaactgagataaatgctcctgtacttttgagatttcttcctctgatagtgtgcgcgctagcccagaagctgaggtagttgttggctgtataccaagcctcttccagctcttcaagctctgcaaagctgaaataagctctggcttcatatggagtctccgggtgcctaacatgtcgccaagctcgctgaaagtccgctcacagtctgccgctgctgctggtattgttaggacgtcaatagcgaactttgagagtatagggaactgcccagcaactgactcccagtatagaagcggattaagagacagccaatcctcctcagctaacgctggttgccgcttccatatctcatactcatcctcagcaaggcttgcctctaactgccgtgtgctttgctcaattgacgactgtagaaaagctgatcgcgacgttgaaatccctagccggggcttcttacgcggcggcgttacagtgtgagctgaagtggctgcagagtccttccgcccctgccacatacgcaggaatgcccggtggttattgtcaagccagccgtcgcgatagtggacaccgtcacgggcagtgacatgggtgtcaggcaccttccagagcgctgagaggtggtgtttgtagtgcgggtgtagtattgtagcagtgtagtagacaggcgcgttatcgaattttgcgtagtactcagcaagcttacaatgcgcaaggttaacgtttgtaataagatgatcttcaggcgcatctagatcttcgtaatttacatccttaaggcgtctttgagagcctcaagctggtcaagaagccactcaaacgttactagaacttcccatatagcgccgtgtcggccgtgtcggccgcgaccttcaagtagccgtgtagcttcggcaaatggctcaaggagtcgaatgtattctgttattgtcgcccagtccttgccgcttagacccccttcgcgtatatataaccgtggctgggcagcagggagctgctcacgattcttccggcgtcgtgaggttgctgttgcagcactatgctcctcaagtttacactcaatatagccatcgatagggccgtgtagctcagctgcacggacaaacgtgttgaaatagctattccagcgtgtcttaacaggcttcacaagctgccggatgtggggtgtaacacctagagactctgcctcctcgcactgtaggcgctctagtagttgtcgagtttgaggcgtacagatagacgcaatcacgtcaaagaggacgccaacaggaccgtatttgcgccactcatccatgtacttctcctcttcctcaaggtgtgcggcttcattctcgtacgcgctacggtctttgccccaaattactaattgtgcgcttaggttgagtatatggcagcagcaccgcagccgccgctcgcttgcgataaagccaaactcctctgctaaggactcaactgcagtatcattgttacttgcgttgtcaagcacaaagtacccaaccctcgcgttgtcaacgccaaatagccgaagtattgttgttgctgcagcggcaatattattgccagtgtgcgccccgtgtagctcaggcaacccaagcaggtggtcaactagcttgccctcgctgttaaggtaatgtacgcagaggccagtaaaagcatactgcccaccagttgaagtccagttgtcgaatgacacgtgtataagcgaccgggcttcgcgaaggtagttggcaacagctagtatgtatgtattgtactcagtaataatatgatcgtggagcgtttagtggctacgccaaaggagagcttcggctagcgggctcacggccgcaatcatggctcgaaactgcggcgtttctattacgcgaaggctctggttgtccgcgactacccagtccttcagcgcgtcctgaaatcgagaggttgaaaagcttgctgctatctcgtttgctacctcttgcgatacttctatccctttagacctcataatatatacttgggactttgcgagcgcgccataatattgccctcccggctagcaattggtacaggtccgttaggtccgtgtgagtgtccaggcttgttgcttgagaggtgtcggccggcgtttgtagtgctgtcagcctcgtagcaagcctcctgcttccgtcgttgatggcagtaccggcaaagccagtagtttttcttgtacttgcggtgccagacggcccagccgtggcggtagatccagctttttggcccaccgcgactattacgctcaacctggcgccgctcaagatacggcacacgcttaaaatcaagcccgtcgtaattgtcgtcgtcgtcgtcgtcgtcgccgtcgttggggaagtccgcctgtactgcatttccgcaaactctaattagcttaaagctagatgctttaacttatataggattagtgtctttatatctaggactagcgcggcttcgaagccgcactaaatgtggctttcacaactctaaaatactgctttaaaaacagctaacgtcagtctaacgtcagtcagttcagtcagtctggaggcttctgaactgactggactgacgtccagctgcctcaagaactgactgactgaactgagtcttggcagtcagttcagtcagttcgaactgagttacctgactgatagcaagtctgaGTACAGGTAATTAGCAGATTCAAAGGGATGTCAGCTGGGAACAGTTTGGATATCTCACTAAACTGTCTTATACACTCATAACTTACCCTTTATACCACTATCGTCTATTGAACCATCCTCCCAACCAACCAGTCGGACATCTCATCTTCCCTTATCGGCACCCGGTTCCTCCGGCGTTCTATGTGGAGAGGTGGATTTCCACTCGTTCCTGTCGCCTCCCTCCCTGTGGGAATGACGTCGAACAGCATGGGATACCCTATCGTTGTGCTTTAGAGTGGGGCGGATGGCTGCGGATGAGAGTCTCTCATGTAACATCCAGGCATCACGCGGATCGAGAATCTTTCCAAATGGCAAGTTTTCTACTTGCTGTGGAACGGATCATCGGATGATGAGGGGTGTAGCGGGGCGAGGAATGGGTACGATACTCACTTGCTAGGCGTAGGATGTTTCCAGAAACCTGGATTTTCTCCACTGCAAAACAGATCTAACGGGTTAAGCATTACCAACCGGCGAGATGACCCCTATGGAGGTGGGAACTACTATTTCCAAGTCAGTAAGCACTCGCAAAATTGCCATGTTGGAACAATACGCATTTGGAGCATATTGTCTCACGCGGTGGTTGTATATGACGACGTCATCCATAACCTTCCCGCGCTGACAAAGACGGGTGCTTCCTTCTAAGCTTACGCATTCCACCGTTTCTGTATACTGGGCTGCACATTGCTTGCATTGTTATCTTGCCATCCCGGCTATTCCGCGCTCTTCCGGTCGAACCGATGATGCGGCGCATATTCGCCTCCCAAACGTGCATGCAGGCAACCAGGCAAACAACGGCGATCACGCAAGGAACGGCGTTAAATCATTGATTATCCCGAGACCGAAGTTGCATCTGAGGCTCGATTCTGAATTTCCTGCG
The sequence above is a segment of the Pyrenophora tritici-repentis strain M4 chromosome 3, whole genome shotgun sequence genome. Coding sequences within it:
- a CDS encoding Dimer-Tnp-hAT domain containing protein, producing the protein MDKIKSTFANPVEKWRRRNSVEHTNRWVGEHDGYDNRPLPRLTWKGFWMGILVSMGGFVFGYDTGQISGFLSMKDFLRRFGQRRADGTPYFNNVRSGLIVALLSIGTLFGALVAAPIADWIGRKQSIILWCGIFSIGIVVQIAATDKWYEIMMGRFVAGFGVGALSLLVPMYQAETAPRHVRGALISTYQLMITFGIFLAAVFNYAAELHQSENLAQYESLRSRTIKSLTTYLYTIVMEPSTPTSPSPSNIIRLDLTSLTPSPIPTSSPTPILSPTPIQYHESPDEFVQGGITYVKRAIIARKDFRQGTSHIWKYGLQYIRDSDKKEVYYCHECRVGKSKQELFVINGTSRIRNHLEQKHQIDPQSGIKRKGSKESVEKFKELLIRWIVYCHIAFFQLENQYFRELLLFLNPALLNHLPKAAKTIRSWVINAFISKKQQLREDLHHSRSRISISFDLWTSPNPYAILGVVAMWINTTGMRRVTALGMRRIYGEHTRENLGSVVLELLEEYDISGDQIGYFMLDNASANDTAVEFILKDLCPWMKSKQRRHRRLRCLGHVINLCCQAFLMGRNCEKYLAKLEKHHQRGDYTKVEELWKKFGCLGRLHNLVRYIRLTPQRRKEFATIIIGGDLSQFDGLELIQNNSTRWNSWFYSITRALNVRERLELFCNGLGLAKTDLATQCNAVLLLSSHRYIFSARHVPGKGSVGIANFKLDGQHWFELKKIELALKDFYAATLLSEGKKTSLADWFSTLDCLLREISETKDHYHDIQTEDDNNFTWKQEWVLHGDEEKKRWFENAQLAVKHLWETEYKGRYPVEMLPPPARKERDPDPAFDRQREHKRIRIDAPVSTTDLYEQYISTDRLHNEEAGCNEAIAYWLSRYDSQRDLARFALDMFAISPMSDECERLFSSAKLTIVDRRGRLKADIIEACECLRAWYGKPQAEGNSDIEDSENEDY
- a CDS encoding Dimer-Tnp-hAT domain containing protein yields the protein MRSKGIEVSQEVANEIAASFSTSRFQDALKDWVVADNQSLRVIETPQFRAMIAAVSPLAEALLWPVANYLREARSLIHVSFDNWTSTGGQYAFTGLCVHYLNSEGKLVDHLLGLPELHGAHTGNNIAAAATTILRLFGVDNARVGYFVLDNASNNDTAVESLAEEFGFIASERRLRCCCHILNLSAQLVIWGKDRSAYENEAAHLEEEEKYMDEWRKYGPVGVLFDVIASICTPQTRQLLERLQCEEAESLGVTPHIRQLVKPVKTRWNSYFNTFVRAAELHGPIDGYIECKLEEHSAATATSRRRKNREQLPAAQPRLYIREGGLSGKDWATITEYIRLLEPFAEATRLLEGRGRHGRHGAIWEVLVTRLKDVNYEDLDAPEDHLITNVNLAHCKLAEYYAKFDNAPVYYTATILHPHYKHHLSALWKVPDTHVTARDGVHYRDGWLDNNHRAFLRMWQGRKDSAATSAHTVTPPRKKPRLGISTSRSAFLQSSIEQSTRQLEASLAEDEYEIWKRQPALAEEDWLSLNPLLYWESVAGQFPILSKFAIDVLTIPAAAADCERTFSELGDMLGTRRLHMKPELISALQSLKSWKRLGIQPTTTSASGLARTLSEEEISKVQEHLSQFDVR